Proteins encoded by one window of Candidatus Nomurabacteria bacterium:
- the ruvC gene encoding crossover junction endodeoxyribonuclease RuvC, protein MSTPMPNNKIILGIDPGYDRIGVAILEGSKNLLYSDCITTNPKDTFCDRLVMLGNDVEKLIKKYKPKLLSIEKLFFTTNQKTAMQVAEARGTIMYLARQNGLEIMEFTPMEIKVAVTGYGKASKENVHDMVRKLIDVPIKKTFDDEIDAIAIALTGETCQQSYKRGK, encoded by the coding sequence ATGTCTACACCAATGCCGAATAATAAAATAATTTTAGGCATTGACCCAGGTTATGACCGGATTGGTGTAGCTATACTTGAAGGTAGTAAAAACTTACTTTACTCAGATTGTATTACGACAAACCCAAAAGATACTTTTTGTGATCGTCTGGTTATGCTCGGCAATGATGTTGAGAAACTTATTAAAAAATACAAACCTAAATTACTCTCGATTGAGAAACTTTTCTTTACCACCAATCAGAAAACTGCCATGCAGGTAGCTGAGGCAAGAGGGACGATTATGTATCTCGCCCGGCAAAATGGCTTGGAAATTATGGAGTTTACACCAATGGAAATCAAAGTCGCAGTTACTGGTTATGGTAAAGCATCCAAAGAAAACGTACACGATATGGTAAGAAAATTAATAGATGTTCCAATAAAAAAGACTTTCGATGATGAAATAGATGCCATAGCGATAGCACTCACCGGCGAGACATGTCAACAGTCATACAAGCGAGGTAAATAG
- the dnaN gene encoding DNA polymerase III subunit beta produces the protein MKLECSVEKLLRGITYAERITGKNLSLPILGSILLIASGKSIKLRSTNLSLGIEVEIPATVEKEGVVAIKGDVLSRFLATITDTKNITLTIENDSLVCTSKNNFSRIKTASYEDFPTIPIVEGAQHHISCKKFIEGIKSVYYSSSISDIKPEIASIYIYTDADVLSFVATDSFRLAEKKIKISHDTEFPGILIPYKNIIEIIRIFEEINDDITITASKNQLAIAYGGIYLTSRIIDAIFPDYKQIIPKETTTSVVVLKEDFIRALKIANIFSDKFNQITFTIDPVQKAFFLATKNNDVGENKTMVEGALEGEPITISFNYKYIIDCFQSISADSITLNFNGINKPLILKGGSDATFRYLIMPMNR, from the coding sequence ATGAAACTAGAATGTTCAGTTGAAAAATTATTACGAGGTATTACATATGCAGAAAGAATTACTGGGAAAAATTTATCACTTCCTATCTTAGGAAGTATATTACTTATTGCTTCAGGAAAATCAATAAAATTACGTTCTACTAATTTAAGTTTAGGTATTGAGGTTGAAATTCCAGCTACAGTTGAAAAAGAAGGTGTTGTTGCAATTAAAGGTGATGTGTTGTCACGGTTTTTAGCGACAATAACGGATACAAAAAATATTACCCTAACTATTGAAAATGATAGTTTAGTCTGTACAAGTAAAAATAATTTTTCTAGAATAAAGACTGCCTCGTATGAAGATTTTCCCACAATACCTATCGTTGAGGGGGCACAGCATCATATTTCGTGTAAGAAATTTATTGAAGGGATTAAATCAGTTTATTATAGTTCATCAATATCAGATATAAAACCTGAAATTGCCAGTATTTATATATATACTGACGCAGACGTACTTAGTTTTGTGGCTACTGATTCCTTTAGACTTGCTGAAAAGAAAATAAAAATTTCCCATGATACCGAATTTCCAGGCATTCTTATACCTTATAAAAATATAATCGAAATAATAAGAATTTTTGAAGAAATAAATGATGATATAACTATTACTGCAAGTAAAAACCAACTAGCTATAGCATATGGTGGAATATATCTTACTTCACGTATTATTGATGCAATTTTTCCTGATTATAAACAAATTATTCCCAAAGAAACAACAACTAGTGTCGTTGTTTTGAAAGAAGATTTTATAAGGGCTTTGAAAATAGCAAATATTTTCTCTGATAAGTTTAATCAGATTACTTTTACTATTGATCCAGTACAAAAAGCTTTTTTCCTAGCAACAAAAAACAATGATGTGGGTGAAAATAAGACTATGGTTGAAGGGGCACTAGAAGGAGAACCTATAACGATTAGTTTTAATTATAAGTATATTATTGATTGTTTCCAGTCAATAAGTGCTGATAGTATTACACTTAATTTTAATGGAATAAATAAACCATTAATACTCAAAGGTGGGTCAGATGCAACATTTCGTTATCTCATTATGCCCATGAATAGATAG
- the tyrS gene encoding tyrosine--tRNA ligase, translating to MAKPTEKEIDELLSRGVGSFIDPEGSFKKKILETPEKVVIKFGVDPTRPDIHLGHAVVLRKLRKFQDMGCKVIFLIGDFTARIGDPTGKDKIRPEMDQKEVEINMQTYLDQVGNILTIDPELFSWIRNSDWFFGITDIAPSEDTAISLDVEDSEHKKMSVPFAPNSFIGKSVLFEKTRMQITHLHNTDNIVAITLRGLLWTLKHVTHARLIERDMFQKRIDDGRELYMHEMLYPVLQGIDSFALARIYTTCDLEIGGTDQTFNMLMGRDVMKANGQPEQAVLACDLLVGTDGKEKMSKSLDNYIAITDTPEDMYGKVMSIPDASIANYFELATFTPLNEIDEIKTKLTDTNLNPKDLKMRLAREIVAIYHGEQKANGAETFFINTFQKKEMPDHIPEHIVTRGTPLVDFLLDKGIIESKSEFARLVTQNAIKIVMGNGEKETIVTDPKMPIVESLVIRIGKHRFIKLVTD from the coding sequence ATGGCAAAGCCAACTGAAAAAGAAATAGATGAACTCCTTTCCCGCGGCGTGGGCTCTTTCATTGATCCAGAAGGATCGTTTAAAAAGAAAATTTTAGAAACTCCAGAAAAAGTTGTCATTAAATTTGGCGTTGATCCTACACGCCCTGATATACATTTGGGTCATGCTGTTGTACTTAGAAAATTGCGAAAATTCCAAGACATGGGTTGTAAAGTTATTTTTCTTATTGGGGATTTTACTGCGCGAATTGGTGATCCGACCGGAAAAGATAAAATACGACCAGAAATGGATCAAAAGGAAGTTGAAATAAACATGCAAACGTACTTGGATCAAGTAGGCAATATTCTCACGATTGATCCAGAATTATTTTCTTGGATCAGAAATTCTGATTGGTTTTTTGGTATTACTGACATTGCTCCATCAGAAGATACTGCTATATCGCTTGATGTAGAAGATAGTGAGCACAAAAAAATGAGTGTGCCATTTGCACCAAATTCATTTATTGGTAAATCCGTCTTATTTGAAAAGACGCGAATGCAAATAACCCATCTTCATAATACAGATAACATCGTTGCCATTACACTCCGGGGATTATTGTGGACACTCAAACATGTTACTCATGCGCGACTTATTGAACGGGACATGTTTCAAAAGAGGATAGATGATGGTCGGGAACTCTATATGCATGAAATGCTCTACCCAGTGCTTCAGGGTATTGACTCATTTGCACTTGCGCGAATATATACCACCTGCGATTTGGAAATTGGTGGCACTGATCAAACATTCAACATGCTTATGGGTCGTGATGTCATGAAAGCTAATGGTCAACCAGAGCAGGCAGTTCTTGCTTGCGATCTCCTTGTCGGCACTGATGGTAAAGAAAAAATGTCGAAAAGTCTTGATAATTATATTGCGATTACTGATACACCAGAAGATATGTACGGCAAAGTTATGTCGATACCGGACGCATCAATTGCAAATTATTTTGAACTAGCTACTTTTACACCCCTTAATGAAATCGATGAGATAAAAACAAAACTTACTGATACCAACTTAAATCCTAAGGATCTTAAAATGAGACTAGCGCGGGAAATTGTGGCTATCTATCATGGTGAACAGAAGGCGAATGGTGCTGAAACTTTTTTCATAAATACATTTCAGAAAAAGGAAATGCCTGATCATATACCAGAACATATCGTTACACGGGGTACGCCACTCGTTGATTTTCTATTAGACAAAGGGATCATTGAATCAAAATCAGAGTTTGCAAGACTTGTTACCCAAAATGCAATCAAGATAGTGATGGGTAATGGCGAAAAGGAGACTATCGTCACTGATCCCAAGATGCCAATTGTTGAGAGCCTCGTGATTCGTATCGGCAAACACCGTTTTATAAAACTCGTCACAGACTAG
- a CDS encoding PBP1A family penicillin-binding protein translates to MKLTKKERHFLRSTALVTLSAVVLILSAAFIWVATLQVPDFRAFEDRKISNSTKIYDKTGLVLLYDVHHDYKRTEIQPEAMGTNIKNATVAIEDAEFYQHKGIRITSIIRAVLINLAHGEFSQGGSTITQQIVKNTLLTKEKTITRKFKEWILALKLERTMTKEEILTIYLNDNPYGGSIYGIEEASVTYFGKHPIDLTLAEAAYLAAIPKAPSYYSPFGKNLDKLEERKNLVLSRMDDLHFITPEEYAAAKAEAVVFLPQEPTGIKAPHFVFFIKDYLVQKYGEDVVENGGLKVVTTLDWDLQSKAEEIVKRNALLNEKNWNATNASMVAIDAKTGQIITMVGSRDYFDKAIDGNFNIATAKRQPGSSFKPFVYATAFNKGYTPNTVVFDVPTEFQSSCDPYGNAYPGHSQNDCYSPSNYDNKYVGPINLRNALAQSRNIPAVKVLYLAGIKDAITVARNMGISTLTDASVYGLTLVLGGGEVSLLDMTSAYSTFATAGIHHDPTGIISVTDEDGVTLETYTDSSKTAIPKNTALMISDILSDNTARTPLFGANSFLYFPGHEVAGKTGTTNNNKDAWLLGYTPDVALGVWSGNNDNKPMKKGSAIDGPMWNEFMKLLLAKYPNSSFEKPLINTDPSLKPILRGVWQGNQSVVIDTVSGKLATELTPPETRKELVVTDVHSILYWVNKNDPLGPPPANPASDPEFDHFETTVQNWWNANKFAYPSIAPSMIPTLIDDVHTLEHIPTAILNSPSETVLYGAVNPITVALLYQGFYPFQKMDIYANDQYIGTTSSHTYTFVPNELNTTSSINNLKVIVYDSVYNQQILNSTFSIN, encoded by the coding sequence ATGAAATTAACGAAAAAAGAGAGGCACTTTCTACGGAGCACAGCGCTTGTAACACTTTCTGCGGTAGTACTTATCTTATCAGCTGCTTTTATTTGGGTAGCAACACTGCAAGTCCCTGATTTCCGAGCATTTGAAGATAGAAAAATTTCAAATTCAACAAAAATATATGACAAGACCGGTCTTGTTCTACTTTATGATGTCCATCATGACTATAAACGGACAGAGATTCAACCTGAAGCCATGGGTACTAACATTAAAAATGCTACCGTCGCAATTGAAGATGCTGAATTCTACCAGCATAAAGGTATCCGCATCACTTCCATTATACGTGCTGTGCTCATAAACCTCGCCCATGGAGAATTTTCCCAAGGCGGATCGACGATTACCCAGCAAATAGTCAAAAATACACTTCTCACCAAAGAAAAGACAATTACACGCAAATTTAAAGAGTGGATTCTGGCGCTTAAACTTGAACGAACAATGACAAAGGAGGAAATACTCACGATTTATCTCAATGACAATCCGTATGGTGGCAGTATTTATGGTATTGAAGAAGCTTCAGTTACATACTTTGGTAAACACCCCATAGATCTTACCCTCGCTGAGGCAGCTTATTTGGCTGCTATACCTAAAGCCCCGAGTTATTATTCCCCTTTTGGTAAAAATCTTGATAAATTAGAGGAAAGGAAAAATCTTGTTTTGAGTCGCATGGATGACTTGCATTTTATTACACCAGAAGAGTACGCCGCAGCAAAAGCGGAAGCGGTTGTATTTTTACCACAAGAGCCTACTGGTATTAAAGCGCCACACTTTGTATTTTTTATTAAAGACTACTTAGTTCAAAAATATGGTGAAGATGTTGTTGAAAATGGAGGACTCAAAGTTGTCACAACGCTTGATTGGGATTTACAATCAAAAGCGGAAGAAATAGTTAAACGGAATGCGCTACTAAATGAGAAAAATTGGAATGCAACGAATGCTAGCATGGTTGCTATTGATGCAAAAACTGGACAAATAATTACTATGGTTGGTTCCAGAGATTATTTTGATAAAGCAATTGATGGCAATTTTAATATTGCAACAGCAAAACGTCAGCCAGGGTCTTCATTTAAACCGTTTGTGTACGCAACTGCATTTAACAAAGGCTACACTCCTAATACCGTCGTCTTTGATGTACCAACAGAATTTCAGAGCAGTTGTGATCCATATGGTAATGCCTATCCTGGACACTCTCAAAATGACTGCTACAGCCCATCAAACTATGACAACAAGTATGTTGGTCCTATCAATCTTCGAAATGCACTTGCTCAGTCTCGAAACATACCTGCTGTTAAGGTATTATATTTAGCGGGAATTAAAGATGCAATAACCGTTGCTAGAAATATGGGCATTAGTACTCTTACCGATGCTTCAGTCTATGGTCTTACACTTGTGCTCGGAGGTGGTGAGGTTAGTTTACTCGATATGACATCCGCCTACAGTACATTTGCTACAGCGGGTATTCATCATGATCCAACTGGTATTATTAGTGTCACAGATGAAGATGGTGTAACTCTTGAAACATATACTGATTCTTCAAAAACCGCGATTCCTAAAAATACTGCACTTATGATTTCTGATATCCTATCTGACAACACTGCTCGCACGCCGCTTTTTGGAGCTAATTCATTTTTGTATTTTCCTGGACACGAAGTTGCAGGCAAAACTGGTACAACTAATAATAATAAAGATGCGTGGCTCTTGGGATACACACCTGATGTTGCACTCGGTGTATGGTCTGGCAATAATGACAACAAACCGATGAAAAAAGGTTCAGCTATTGATGGACCTATGTGGAATGAATTCATGAAATTATTACTTGCTAAATATCCAAACTCTTCGTTTGAAAAGCCACTCATCAATACGGACCCATCACTAAAGCCAATACTGCGCGGGGTGTGGCAGGGAAATCAAAGTGTTGTTATAGATACTGTTTCTGGAAAACTAGCCACTGAATTAACCCCACCAGAAACGAGGAAAGAACTTGTGGTTACTGATGTTCATTCAATACTTTATTGGGTAAATAAAAATGATCCATTAGGACCCCCACCCGCTAACCCTGCTAGTGATCCAGAGTTTGATCATTTTGAAACAACTGTGCAAAACTGGTGGAATGCGAATAAATTTGCATACCCAAGCATTGCACCAAGTATGATTCCAACACTCATTGACGATGTTCATACTCTAGAACACATACCAACCGCCATACTCAATAGCCCTTCAGAAACAGTTCTCTATGGAGCAGTCAACCCTATTACTGTTGCATTGCTTTATCAAGGCTTCTATCCATTTCAAAAAATGGATATTTACGCTAATGATCAATATATAGGTACAACTTCATCACATACATATACCTTTGTACCAAATGAATTAAATACGACTAGTTCTATAAATAATCTAAAAGTTATCGTCTATGATAGCGTCTACAACCAGCAAATACTAAACTCAACCTTTAGTATTAATTAA
- a CDS encoding YebC/PmpR family DNA-binding transcriptional regulator: MSGHSKWSQIKRQKGATDAKKSQIFGKLSRLISTNVKLAHGDRNAPSVRAVIEKAQMANMPKDTIERAILKAPETKDMEYITYEAYGPGGVGIMVETLTDNRNRTAQEIKHIFSNHTFALAGIGSVTWAFVKEDGELKATTTIALSDKDTTILETLVEELEANEDVQHVYTNAE, from the coding sequence ATGTCTGGTCATTCCAAATGGTCACAAATCAAACGACAAAAAGGCGCAACCGATGCCAAGAAAAGCCAAATCTTCGGCAAACTTTCACGACTCATTTCAACAAATGTGAAATTGGCTCATGGAGATCGTAACGCACCATCAGTTCGAGCTGTTATAGAGAAAGCCCAAATGGCAAATATGCCGAAAGACACAATCGAGCGAGCGATCCTTAAAGCCCCTGAAACCAAAGACATGGAATACATCACCTATGAAGCATATGGCCCCGGCGGCGTTGGGATCATGGTTGAGACATTGACCGACAACCGCAATCGCACAGCACAAGAAATCAAGCATATTTTTTCAAATCATACGTTCGCACTTGCGGGCATCGGATCTGTTACCTGGGCATTCGTAAAAGAAGACGGAGAACTAAAAGCAACAACAACTATTGCCCTATCTGATAAAGATACCACCATCCTTGAAACACTAGTTGAAGAGCTAGAAGCTAATGAAGATGTACAACATGTCTACACCAATGCCGAATAA